In Acipenser ruthenus chromosome 15, fAciRut3.2 maternal haplotype, whole genome shotgun sequence, a genomic segment contains:
- the LOC117422166 gene encoding tumor necrosis factor ligand superfamily member 15-like, which produces MGFRLDCMPEEESATMTEQGLLTALIIRDRSENKKIFYCVACSMVAVVMLTTLPFYLFFFIKLDAAGSALIPLNVDENGAVSSRISQPREIPVPKAHLTAMAHNLTSSEDAENQFLPWEHQHGQAFLKNGLDYQDNALVFPISGDYFVYAQVTFREIYKKEKCEPRMLKQTITKVTDKYPVPTELATASQTVCETGMWVKTIYVGAIFQLDKGDRLKVNVSNISLVDLTSEKKTFFGAHLLQSRQLD; this is translated from the exons ATGGGATTCAGACTTGATTGTATGCCGGAGGAGGAGAGCGCCACGATGACAGAACAGGGACTGTTAACGGCGCTGATTATACGGGACAGGAGTGAAAACAAGAagatattttattgtgttgcttgcaGCATGGTTGCAGTTGTGATGCTGACCACCCTgccgttttatttgttttttttcatcaaacTGGATGCAGCTGGGTCAGCTTTG attccTTTAAATGTTGATGAAAACG GTGCAGTCAGTTCCAGGATTTCCCAGCCTCGCGAGATACCGGTACCCAAAGCTCATCTCACTG CGATGGCACACAATTTAACAAGTTCTGAAGACGCTGAAAACCAATTTCTACCATGGGAACACCAACATGGACAGGCTTTCCTAAAGAATGGCTTGGATTACCAGGACAATGCACTGGTCTTCCCCATAAGTGGAGATTACTTTGTTTACGCTCAAGTCACATTTCGTGAGATTTACAAGAAAGAAAAATGTGAACCTAGGATGCTGAAGCAGACCATCACCAAGGTGACTGATAAGTACCCAGTACCCACAGAGCTTGCGACTGCCAGCCAGACTGTGTGCGAGACTGGCATGTGGGTAAAGACCATCTATGTTGGTGCAATTTTTCAACTTGATAAAGGAGATAGGCTGAAAGTTAATGTCAGTAACATTAGCTTGGTAGATTTAACTAGTGAGAAAAAAACATTCTTTGGTGCGCATTTACTGCAAAGTAGGCAGCTTGATTAA